A genomic region of Megalopta genalis isolate 19385.01 unplaced genomic scaffold, iyMegGena1_principal scaffold0516, whole genome shotgun sequence contains the following coding sequences:
- the LOC143263380 gene encoding uncharacterized protein LOC143263380, with product MPNFQIHREKIEIPSHIELADPEFHLQRPIDMLIGAGIFWTLLCVGQHKSTSNLLLQKTQLGWVLGGTPTWADKKLSQDNKCCLATLNDLQSQLERFWDIEELTPSDTRLIDECEEGSTTTKLSVVFDGSAKSSSDLALNDIQLVGPTVQSDLISILIRFRYNRYVLSADIAKMYRQILVHPADRKYQRLLWRAQPHLPVQEYELNTVTYDTASAPFLATRTLHEIGLTCAHTFPTSSKVIINDFYVDDLLTGAQTEQEIETLKRELTQILSQAGMDLRKWASNCPTVTATDSTERNREIAVDKDPKTLGLLWSPTTDHLMFRVESPQNQRVTKRTILSEIAQIFDPLGLISPIVIVAKLILQQLWQTQIGWDQSIPQNLHSQWLQYRQDISKVGAMNISRCAISECLDDIELHGFSDASEKAYGACVYLRSRDLSGSWVTRLLCAKSRVAPLKTISLPRLELCGALLLANVVSKVRIALDTVRFKEYLWTDSTITLAWLRSSPNKWKTFVANRVSQIQGLTSSDSWRHVASEDNPADLISRGTKPGTLQNTTIWWDGPTWLRQSSSIWPSALDNPIDVPEEKERKPVMLTISTAESSIVRIFSTYTRLLRSIAYCLRFAKFMRNRVKKLEGDASGSLITGSLTTIEINAARTRLELLAQREAFSTEIRLVQTQQALPNSSALRSLNVFLDNGGLLRVGGRLSNAPIDYDQKHPIILPPKHPLTDLIIKCEHHRLMHAGCQAVLTSLQTRYCLVSAKHNVKRNIRKCVRCFKTNPLSQTYQMSQLPASRVTPARRFFTCGVDYAGPFFTKERTRSKVTVKAYLCIFVCFVTKAVHLELATDLSTDAFINCFRRLIARRGRCHCIISDNGTNFIGARNELVELNILIKDKQHNEKIANALRQESIEWRLIPAHSPHFGGLWEGAVKSAKYHLTRVIGDQRLTFEELYTLLTQIESSLNSRPLSPLSSDPTDLNPLTPGHFLIGTALTTLPSDDLRDIKVTRLNRYQLIQQMVQHFWQMWQRECIQQLQQRHKWQHSTTSKLAVYSLVIIKEDNLPPLQWSMGRIVQVHPGTDGVIRVATVRT from the exons ATGCCCAATTTTCAGATACAtagagaaaaaatagaaattccaaGTCACATAGAGCTAGCCGATCCAGAATTCCATTTACAACGGCCAATAGATATGCTCATTGGAGCAGGTATATTTTGGACATTGCTATGTGTCGGTCAACATAAATCAACTTCCAACCTGCTCTTGCAAAAGACCCAACTCGGTTGGGTTTTGGGAGGCACTCCTACCTGGGCAGACAAGAAATTATCACAAGACAATAAGTGTTGTTTAGCCACACTCAATGACCTACAATCTCAATTAGAGAGGTTTTGGGACATAGAGGAACTAACCCCAAGCGATACTAGGTTAATCGATGAATGCGAG GAAGGCAGCACGACAACGAAGCTTAGTGTTGTGTTCGATGGATCAGCAAAATCCTCATCAGACCTTGCATTGAACGACATCCAATTAGTGGGCCCTACAGTtcaaagcgatttaatttccattttaattcGTTTTCGATATAATCGGTACGTCCTGTCGGCCGATATTGCTAAAATGTATCGACAAATTTTAGTTCATCCAGCAGATAGGAAATATCAAAGACTTTTGTGGCGAGCACAGCCCCATCTCCCAGTCCAAGAGTACGAGTTAAACACAGTAACTTATGATACAGCATCCGCTCCTTTCCTAGCGACTCGTACTCTGCACGAAATTGGACTGACCTGTGCTCACACATTTCCGACGAGCAGTAAGGTTATAATCAATGATTTTTACGTAGACGATTTATTAACTGGGGCTCAAACAGAACAGGAAATAGAAACGCTGAAAAGGGAGCTGACGCAAATTCTATCACAAGCAGGTATGGACCTTCGTAAATGGGCAAGCAATTGCCCGACAGTTACAGCAACAGACAGTACAGAGAGAAATCGCGAAATCGCCGTAGATAAAGACCCAAAAACGTTAGGCCTCTTGTGGTCACCGACGACCGACCACTTAATGTTTAGAGTAGAATCCCCACAGAACCAGCGTGTCACAAAACGTACTATTCTTTCTGAAATAGCTCAAATTTTTGACCCGTTAGGTCTAATATCCCCCATTGTAATAGTCGCAAAATTGATCCTACAACAACTATGGCAGACTCAGATAGGTTGGGATCAATCAATACCGCAGAACCTGCATAGTCAATGGCTCCAATACCGCCAAGATATTAGCAAGGTAGGAGCAATGAACATCTCGCGATGTGCAATTTCAGAGTGTTTAGATGATATAGAACTGCACGGGTTTTCAGACGCGTCCGAGAAGGCGTACGGGGCTTGTGTTTACCTGCGCTCTAGGGATCTGTCAGGTAGTTGGGTAACGCGCTTATTGTGTGCAAAGTCCAGAGTCGCACCGCTCAAAACCATTTCATTACCGAGATTAGAATTATGCGGTGCATTATTACTAGCAAATGTAGTAAGCAAAGTTAGAATAGCATTAGACACAGTAAGGTTTAAGGAATACCTGTGGACAGATTCGACGATCACCCTCGCCTGGCTTCGAAGCTCCCCAAACAAATGGAAAACCTTCGTAGCCAATAGAGTATCGCAAATTCAAGGTTTAACGTCAAGTGATAGTTGGAGACATGTAGCCTCTGAAGACAACCCGGCAGATTTAATTTCGCGAGGCACAAAACCAGGTacattacagaacacaaccattTGGTGGGACGGTCCCACCTGGTTACGTCAGAGCTCAAGTATATGGCCTAGCGCGTTAGATAACCCTATCGACGTTCCGGAAGAGAAGGAAAGGAAACCGGTTATGTTGACTATATCGACTGCAGAGAGTAGCATTGTCAGGATATTTTCAACCTATACGCGATTACTCAGAAGCATAGCATACTGTCTCAGATTTGCCAAATTTATGAGAAATCGAGTTAAAAAATTAGAAGGTGACGCATCAGGTTCGCTAATAACGGGTTCATTGACAACAATAGAAATCAATGCAGCGAGAACACGTTTGGAATTACTTGCGCAAAGGGAGGCATTTTCGACAGAGATCAGATTAGTACAAACGCAACAAGCACTTCCAAATTCCAGTGCGCTACGGTCCCTAAATGTATTTCTGGACAATGGCGGACTACTCAGGGTGGGCGGAAGACTATCCAACGCACCCATAGACTACGATCAAAAACATCCGATCATATTGCCACCAAAGCATCCGCTAACGGATTTAATAATCAAATGCGAACATCACAGGTTAATGCATGCGGGATGTCAGGCTGTTTTAACGTCATTACAAACAAGGTATTGTTTAGTCTCAGCAAAACATAATGTAAAACGAAACATACGGAAATGTGTACGGTGCTTTAAAACAAACCCATTGAGTCAAACCTATCAGATGAGTCAATTACCTGCGTCGAGAGTCACCCCAGCGCgacgtttttttacctgtggagTCGATTACGCAGGCCCATTTTTTACAAAGGAAAGAACGAGAAGCAAGGTAACAGTCAAGGCATACCTATGcatttttgtatgtttcgttACGAAGGCCGTACATTTAGAATTAGCTACCGACTTGAGTACCGACGCTTTCATAAACTGTTTCCGGCGTTTAATTGCCCGACGGGGGCGATGTCATTGTATCATATCCGATAACGGTACAAACTTCATTGGGGCGCGGAACGAGCTAGTTGAGCTAAATATCTTAATTAAGGACAAACAACACAACGAAAAGATTGCAAACGCACTAAGACAGGAATCCATCGAATGGCGATTAATTCCTGCGCACTCTCCACACTTTGGTGGATTGTGGGAGGGAGCGGTCAAATCTGCTAAATACCACCTCACACGCGTTATAGGAGATCAGAGGCTCACGTTCGAAGAGCTATATACGTTACTGACGCAAATAGAATCCAGTTTAAATTCACGTCCACTTTCACCATTATCCTCAGATCCCACAGACCTAAACCCTTTGACTCCTGGGCATTTTTTAATTGGTACTGCCCTTACAACACTGCCATCTGATGACCTACGAGATATCAAGGTCACTCGACTCAACAGATACCAGCTAATCCAGCAAATGGTCCAGCATTTCTGGCAAATGTGGCAGCGGGAATGTATACAACAGTTACAGCAACGACACAAATGGCAGCATTCCACCACGTCGAAATTAGCCGTGTATTCCTTGGTAATCATCAAGGAGGACAATCTACCCCCGTTACAGTGGAGCATGGGAAGAATCGTTCAGGTACACCCTGGTACAGATGGAGTGATTCGTGTCGCAACAGTCAGAACGTGA